In Setaria viridis chromosome 5, Setaria_viridis_v4.0, whole genome shotgun sequence, the genomic stretch CCTGTTTTGTCCTTTTTCCATCATGCCATACGATGTTGATCGACCATTACATGGATCACACCTTTGCTTGACACATGATGCGGTGCTCGGTTCAACCCTGAGCCTCTCTTTCTCAGGAAAATTTACCAAAGCTGCCTAGAGGCACTCTCAAGGATCAACTGACTTGCATCTATGGCCACGAAACCTGAATAAACCATGCTTGAAGGCTGGAGCagtacaggaaaaaaaaatcttatatgGTTGGTAttgctgcaactgcaatgaTAGTACTAGTACAGCATCATTCCTTGGTATGATTATTTCCAAAAGATTAGGAGATAAATAGGACACAAAAAATGTTGGTATGTTGTTGGATAAAGAAACTAGAAAAGTTTTATCTTCTTTGCCATGTGGTTCAATGGAAGCATTGGAAGGTATGGCCACACGTGCAAGTTTCTGTTCTTTGAGTCGTCTCTATTTCAAACTTTGAACATCCTCTTGAACCAATTTTTGTTGTTCAGCATTTCAGAGTACATTGAGGCCTCATAGTTTTTGCCATCTTTTTGGAGCTCTGATTGTGTATTTCCCCCCTCTTTGAGCAGCAGCGTATGTGATGGCACCGGAGGCTATTCGAATGAACGACGAGTTGAAGCAAAATCCGGTGGAAAGAAGATCTGGTGTAAGGAGATCACTGAGGAGTCCTGCGAGCAGGTTAAGTCTGCAGGTATGTTAGCTGAGGTTACTCTGCCCTGATTTGATGCTTCTCTTGGCTTTGCACTAGTTCCTCAGTCGTTTAGGGAAATTGATAAATTGGCATCAGCTGACTGCATCATCTTTTGCTACTTCGCTGCTTTGAACTCTAGCAATGTGAAAAGGATGGGTATCTAATGAACCTCAAATTTTGAGGTGTGTGTTGAATTCTAGTGAGGTCATGTGAGCGTCTAGTTGGGATTTGCACAGATGAGCCTGCTTATACAGTTATACTCAAAACATTTATACATataaaagagaagaaaggaagaaatacAGTTTTGCCCCTTTTCACGCTGCAAATATGTACTTGTTAGGCCTGACCTGGCATATACTCCATTAGGCCAGTCTGCATAGTTTCATTGCATTGTGCCAGTtgagtgtcatggggatgaaacttctccctctcctgatgaaactcccctcATAATGATCTTGCtaagtcagcaattttgctgatgtggcaacaaatttaatgctcatgaaacccCTATGAAACTTccattgagactggccttaaGAGAAAACAGAAGGAACACATTTACTTCACTTTTTTGAAGcggcttaatttttttttttgaagcggcCACATTAACTTCATTATTGGTGAACTGAAGGGTATTATTGTAGTGGCTTCCACGCCTATTACACAACATAGATGAAACCGAGAGAACACAGCTTCCTGCTTCCATGCACAGATGCATGATGAATGCATTGGCTCCTAAACTCAGATGGATATGCTATTGGGGATGCCCTTGGCAGTGATGCCAGCGGCGTCGCCCTTCTTGTCGGAGGTGTTGGGGTAGAGCAGAGTGTAGGGGAACTTGGCCGGGCCGTTGCGGTTCTTGAGCCGCGGATCGGCGTTCATGGTCATCGCACGTTTCTCTATCTCCGTGAGCCGCGCTCCGAACCGCTTGAACGCCTCCTGCGCCTTGGCATCCGACGTCCACTCCGGCGTGTCGCGCTGGCCCAGGTACACCTCGTCGGAGGAGTGGCTGGACAGGATCTCCAGCAGCGAGATGCCGACGAGGGCCTGGAACTGGCTCGTGATGGTGCGCACGAACACCTTCTCCGGGTTGCGCTCCAGCTCCGCGTACTCCTCCGTGCCTGGCACCGGCATCGGCTTCCGGCTAACCGACGGCCGGTTCGGGAGGTACCCCGCGTATGGGTACTGCCCGAAGTTGACGGCGGCGTGGAGCGCCGACGCGATCCAGATGATGGTGGCGCAGGCTTTGGCCAGCTCCGCCACCGTCTGCATCTTGGGCCACCAGGAAGCGTCCTTGATGTCGGCGTGCCCGACCTCACGCACCTCCTTCCACCATGCCTGCAGCTCGACGTCGGCATGGAGCACGCCGTCGTTGGGGTAGTAGATGGCCAGGTACTCCGTCACCCACTGCTCGATGGCGTGCCAGATCGCCAGCCCGTCGGACGCGTACGGGTAGTCCTCAATCAGAAGCCGCACCTTGTACCGGCTCGATGGGTCGGCCACCGCCATGCCTCTGCAGCATTGCACATTTGCAACTGATCATCCTGCTTTGAACTCGTTTTGAAATTATGCGTTGGTGTTGATGCCAACGTGCCAGGAGGACTAACCTCTTGATTAGGTCGTCGGGGAGAGCCTGCTCGGTGAAGTTCCAGTTCTTATAGATGACGGAGGACATCTCGAAGGTGTATTTGCGGGGGAAGACAGTCGTCTCGAAGATGCCGCCGGCGTTGACGAGCATCTGGCGCGCGTTGGAGTTGATGTTCATGGTGTCGCGGTAGtggggcagcagcagcttgtGCACGGGGTGCGCCACGCTGAGCTGCCGGTTGGTGGCGATGACGAAGGGCTCCATCACGGCGTGGGTGTTGAGCCAGTGGCTGATCAGCTGGTGCCAGCAGTAGTCGTTCACGTTGGCGTAGGCTTTGGCGAGGTGCCACACCCACGCCTCGGCGCCGGTCGTCGACGTGGGCGTGTACACCGTGCTCTTCGCGGTGGTCAGGCCGTCCTTAAGCTCGGGTAGGCTCAGCTCGATGGCCACCGGCGCGAGCGTGCCGTCGGAGCGCAGGAACAGTAGGGTCCTCGTCGCGTAGATGAAGTTGCCGTCTAGGCTGTTGAATTTGAGCAGGAATGGCATGAAGTTGTCGTGGTGATCCAGGATGTAGAGCCGGTTGCCGTCGAGCGCCTGCTGCACGGTGAGGCCCTCGAGGTTCCTCTCGATGTGCGCCGCCGTGATGGTGCTCGTGTGGTCGCCGTACTTGCTCGGGTCAAGAGTGCTTCTCGGAGGGAATTCCTGATGAACACGCAAAGAATTAGGGAAGCCATATTCAAGCCTCAAGGTCCATGGGTCTGGATCTATTGTTCACTTACGGTGAGACGTCTGATGAGCATGGGGTTGACGCCGGCGAGAGTCTCCCGTCCAAACTCCTCGTCGGTCATCCAAGCTGTCTTGTCCTCTGCATAGCCACAATGATCGAGATGAACGGTGCCGCGTTTGCACGCAGAGATGGACGGTGCTTAGCTCAGCTGCTGCGAACAAACTTTACCTTTGATGATTTGCGGCATGGGGAGCTTGAGGAGGTAGTCGCCGCCGACGGGGAGGACATCCTTGACGAGCTGGAGCGGGAACTGCTTCCGCAGCTCCTCGAGGGCAGGGATCTCGGGCAGTTTGATTCCGCCCTCGTAGAGCCTGATGATGTCCCCGAAGGAGTCGAACTCGCCGGGCGAGAGGTCCACGTAGGTGCGAATGGCAGGCACGACGGCGTTCACCAGCGCCTTGATCGCGTAGCCGTAGAAGT encodes the following:
- the LOC117854454 gene encoding linoleate 9S-lipoxygenase 2; this encodes MFGGIIGGLTGNKNGRLNGSVVLMRKSVLGFDVTSMGATVIDNIGEFLGRGVTCQLISSTVVDPNNGNRGKVCAEASLEQWLTSLPSLTSSESKFGVTFEWEVEKLGVPGAIIVKNNHASEFFLKTITLDDVPGRGTIVFVANSWVYPQSKYRYSRVFFANDTYLPSRMPAALKPYRDDELRNLRGDDQQGPYQEHDRVYRYDVYNDLGLPDSGNPRPTLGGSGDLPYPRRCRTGREPTKSDPSCESRLTLVEGDIYVPRDERFGHIKKSDFYGYAIKALVNAVVPAIRTYVDLSPGEFDSFGDIIRLYEGGIKLPEIPALEELRKQFPLQLVKDVLPVGGDYLLKLPMPQIIKEDKTAWMTDEEFGRETLAGVNPMLIRRLTEFPPRSTLDPSKYGDHTSTITAAHIERNLEGLTVQQALDGNRLYILDHHDNFMPFLLKFNSLDGNFIYATRTLLFLRSDGTLAPVAIELSLPELKDGLTTAKSTVYTPTSTTGAEAWVWHLAKAYANVNDYCWHQLISHWLNTHAVMEPFVIATNRQLSVAHPVHKLLLPHYRDTMNINSNARQMLVNAGGIFETTVFPRKYTFEMSSVIYKNWNFTEQALPDDLIKRGMAVADPSSRYKVRLLIEDYPYASDGLAIWHAIEQWVTEYLAIYYPNDGVLHADVELQAWWKEVREVGHADIKDASWWPKMQTVAELAKACATIIWIASALHAAVNFGQYPYAGYLPNRPSVSRKPMPVPGTEEYAELERNPEKVFVRTITSQFQALVGISLLEILSSHSSDEVYLGQRDTPEWTSDAKAQEAFKRFGARLTEIEKRAMTMNADPRLKNRNGPAKFPYTLLYPNTSDKKGDAAGITAKGIPNSISI